The nucleotide window TAAAATATTTCCGTACATAATAAAGAAGAATGCATACTAACACAATTACCCAAAATAAAGCCATAAGTTCCATACACTCACCTTGATAAGATCTTTTCTTTGATAAAAGCCATATCTGCCTCAAGCCTTGGGAGACATTCTATTTTATTTTTCATGGAAGCAATATCTGTTTTCATAGATGATATATCTGTTTTGACTTCGCCCATCTCTCTATCAAGAGAATAGACTTTTCTCTTTAATGGATCAAGATATGCTTTCCAAACAGCAAATGCAGCAACAAGTCCTTCAAAAGTCCATTCCCACCAAGGATCAATACCCCACGATGAAGGAAGCACAGGGTCATTAGTTACTAATGCCAAAAAGAAAAGAACTGCCTGAAAAACAACAAGGAAACCAAAAAGTCCTGAAAAACGATTGTTACAAACCCTGTTGAGTAATGCAAGCAGTATCAACAACAGGATCACAAACCAAAAAAGTATCATAAAAATCATTGTACCTCACCTCCTATAAATACATTTTGTCATCATAATCCCTACTCATCATAGTTCACATCATACCCAAAAGCAAAACCGCCGTTCTTCTGTATCTGTTGCATCGTATAAATTCGTGTTTCCATGTATTCATGCACATCTTCCGCGTATTGGTCAATCGCAAGTTCATACACCCCGTTAGGCGCATGCTTTAACGCAACGCGAGCGCCATCATACAATTCATTCATGTAGCGATCGGGATGCTGATCAATTTGTTGATGCGCATATGCGGCGATCGTAGAAAAATCGCCAGCAGCGGTCATTGCTTCTAATTGAGAAACAGTTTCAACGCGCGTGTCTTCTTGTGGCTTTCCAAACGCAGTAGTGTAGCCAACGGTCGCGCAGCTTCCTACAATAAATGCCAGAGGCAAAAGTACTTTTCCCATTTTTTGTTCCATAAATTCTCACCTTTTTGTTTTAAAAAAATGAGGGAGGACTGTCCACCACAGACATCGCAATGCGTGCACTGCTTGCCTCCCTTGCAAATATACTAGAACGAACTTATTAAAGGAACTTCCGACGAGTTTTCCGAAAATCTTACGGATGGTCCGAAGGATTTTCGGATAAAGCGAATAAGTTTCGGTATTTCTGTTTTTTCACCTGTTTTTTTCGGATATACCGAAAGAATTTGTTCGATTTTCTGCAGAAAGTTTAGTACTCAGCAGTATCTTTAGGGAGAATAATTATAAAAAAGACATAGGGATTCACAAGGACAGCAAGGCGACTCAAACAACAATAAAGCAAACAGTTGCTCAGCAGCAAAAAAGGATACACGCACTAGAAGACCTTTTACTGTCAGGGGGACCCATTGCCGCAGCAATGGGGTTTTGTTATATTTTTAATAGAGCATAATGAAAAATCAAGAACAAAAAGAATATTAAAAAAATCAAAAAACCAATCACAACATCTTCAATTCAGCAGTAATCACATCAATGTCCTGTTCATCAGCAGGACCCAATGCGCAGCAGGTTTCTGTGCCAGGAGCAACAACAGTGTGTCCAGCGTCAGTAATCAGCGCAGTCACAATGTCCGCGTCTTTCGCGAGCTGCATATATTTTTTCATCTCTTTCAAGTCTTTGACTTTGAGAACTATTTTTTTCATCCCTTCTGAGCGCCAAGACTTCACCATCTCTTTATCTGAACGAAGCACTGCTTCAACACACGCGTGACCAACTTGCGCGGCAAGTTTTCCTTTCGGAAGTTTCAGATCATCGCGAACGATGATCACTTGTTTGTATTCTTTGGGCATAGGTTCTTTCCATCCAAACACCTATTTAAAGTTTTGGTTGTCCAATTCCTTATATATCCTTAAGGAATTGTGTCATTAAACTTAAATAGATAATTTCATAACGTTCTATTATGGTCTACGTTGTGCAGCCGACAACAAAGATGCTTTTTTCTATGATTCTTGAAGACACAGCAGTGCAGGATTTTCTTGGAGCGATGGAGGTACACCATAGAGAGACCGCGCTTCATAGCAAAAGAGTGGGATTATATACCCTGGACATGTATGTACAAGGATATATGGCTACAGAAAGTGGCTTAGTGGTCATAAATCAAGATACTATCAACGAAGCATTACGCTGGGGAGCTGCGGGAGTATATCATGATGCGGGAAAATTATTAACTCCTATTGAAATACTAGCAAAGCCAGGAAAGCTCGATGAAAAAGAAAGAGCGAAAATGAATAGGCACCCTCTCCTTGGACTTCAGATTTTAGATGAGTATACAAGAGATGAAGCAGCGTATCATGCTGCAGTAGGACACCACGAATATAAAACAAGAGCATCATATCCACGACACAAAAGAAGAGGAGAAGATGAACTTGTCGAAGCAGTTGCGCTTGCGGATTTCTACGATGCGCTGGCAAGTAGACGAGGATACAAACCTGCATTTTCAAAAGAAGATATAGGAAGAATTATGCACGAAGAGTTTAATGGAAACCCACAACACCTTGATGAACTGTTAAGAAGAGCTGCATAACACGGAAACGCCACTTACATTATGCTTGTCTATTGTGGACTTGTCCACAATTCCACAGATTCTTTTTTTAGGAATCTGTGTTATCCCATGCCTTTAGGCATGGGTTTTACGGCTCGCAAACTAATGGTGGCGTTTCCGTGGGATGTAAAATCGGCGCTTACGGAATCTCTGCGCTACATCCTCGCACTAAAATGCAAGGTTTTGCGCCGATTTTTCATAGTTATTGGACTTCTTTATTCTTCACCACAACTTTTCCATCAACAACAACAGTAGAAACATTTCTACCAGTAGTAGAATAAACTAAATGAGAAAGAACATTCTCCTGCGAAAGAGGCCAATGATTTTCAGCAACATCAAGGCAGATAATGTCTGCCTTCTTCCCAACTTCAAGAGAACCAATCTCATGACGCATACCAATCGCGGCAGCGCCGTCAATCGTTGCCATATCAAGCAACTTTTGCACAGGAGCAGCTTTTGGGTCCCAGCGATGTTGTTTATGCAATAATCCGCAGATCATCATTTCTTTGAACATGTCCATAGAATTGTTTGACGCGACAGAATCTGTTCCTAAACCAACAACAACCCCTTCTTCAAACATTTCCATGAGTGGAGTAACGCCACCAGAAGAAAGTTTCATATTTGAAACAGGACAATGTGCAACAGCAGATTTGTGCTGGGCGATAATACGAACTTCTCCTTTTGTCAGCCAGATGCTGTGCACAAGAAGTGTTTTTTCATTTAAAAAGCCAAGAGACGCGAGATATTCCGCAGGAAGTTTTTTGTGTTTGTCAAAACAATCAAATCGTTCTTCTCTCGTTTCTGCGAGGTGGATAGGAGTTAGAAGATTCTTTCGATGACAATAATATTTGAGGTCCTTCAAGGTCTGTTCATCACAAGTATAGATGGAGTGAGCGCCTAAGCCAAGAGTAATAAGAGGATGAGAAAAGTCATCAATCAGCTTCTTTGCAGCAGCAAGCTGTTCTTTCGCGTTTCCTAAAAATCCATAAATCACTGGACAAAGAACTGCGCGAAGAGAGTGTTTTTTCACCCCAGCAAGCACAGGTGCAATAGGAGTATACATTTCAACGAATGTTGTTGTTCCTGAAAGCAGCATTTCTTTGCATGCGCTTTCTGCGTTTTGTTGAATCTGTTTTGGAGTGAATTTCTTTTCAGCAGCAACGACTTTATCAAGCCATGCGGGAAGTTCTTCATCATCGCAAATGCCGCGCAAAGAATGCATTCCTATGTGCGTGTGCGTGTTGATTAATCCAGGCATAACAATCTTGTCAGAACAATCGATTGTCTTTCCTTTTATTTTGTTTCTTCCCTTTGTTTTCAAATGTTTGCCAATTTTCGTTATCTTATTCCTTTCTATGAGAATATCAACATGTTCAAGAATGTCTCTTTTTTCATTTTGCGTGACGACAAATCTGCAGTTTTTGAGGAGCATAGGGTAATAAATATGAAGATGATTTTAAATGTTTGGGAAGGAATTGAAAGAAATCAAAATTAAAAAAATAAGAGAAGAAAAAAATATAATTACTCTTTCTTCACATTAACTGCTTTTGATCCCCTATCTCCTTGTTCTACATCGAAGGTAACAGAATCATTTTCGCGTAAAGTGACACCTTCTGCGAGTGCTGATTTGTGGACAAAAACTTGTGTTCCATCTTCAGCAGTAATAAAGCCAAAGCCTTTTGCTTCATTAAAAAATTTTATAGTTCCTTTCATGTTGTTTAGCTCCTTGTTTTGTTCATTTCTAATTTCAGGGACAGAATAACAAACGTGTTGAATAATTAATCAACAAGTAGTTAAAAAGACCCTAATATTGTATAGATTGGAGTGTTTATTTTTAAATGCTTCTAATAATTTCACTGCAACTCTCTTTTCAGCATTTTATGCGCGCGGTTGATCGCTTTGAATTTCTCTGTATCGCCACCATCCATGTCAGGATGATTTTTCTTGGCAAGCTCCTTATACTTTGCGTTGATGATGTCCATGTTCGTCTCAGTAGGATCAACACCTAAAGTAAGACGTGCTTGTTTACGTTCCTCTTCGACATCATCTTCTTCTGAAAAAGAGCTGAAGAATTCTTCAAGTGTTTTGTGTCCAGAAAGGTAGGCATTAACTTCAAGTTCAATGACTTTGAAAACAATATAAAGGTTTTCCACATATTTGTTCGCGATTTTGTAGCTGTAGTATAAACGACGACCATCCATATACCACGTCGCAGACGCAGGCGCGTTCTTGAACGCGCTGACATCTTGTGGAATATCAATATCATCTTCTGTAAGACCAAGTTTTTTAAGTGTCAAAATAATATTGTTTTTGTACTGCACTGCTCGCCTGTCATACGAATCGCGAATAGTAGGAGTATTGAGATCATATCCTTTAATTCTAATTATTGCCATTGTTTTCAAACCATCTCAAAGACATCTTCCAAATTAACCATGGGTTTGTCTACTTTATTTTTATCATCAATCCCGATGCGCGGGCATGCGCTATTCACCCAGCACTGGACAAACGGAAAATTATTCATCTGCATAAAGTCAACAGTGTTGGATAACAAGAGATAGACTTTTTTTCCTTTTGCTTCGCATTTTCCCTTAAACAATAAACAGCGTTTCATAAACTGTTGTCCTGGTTTTGTCGAGATCAAAACACCAATGTTATCTGCTTCGAGAAATTTCATGATAGCAATTTTATGTTGCTTGACAACCGCATCAATATCCTTGCGATCAAAAAGAACCATCTGCTTTGTGTAAGGATTATAGCAGTAAATGGGTTTTTGATTTTTTATCGCGATCGCTTGCGGATGAAACTGACCATCGCCGATATACAAAAACGCGGGAGCGGGATAATCAAGATATTCGCAACCTAGAATCTGTCCAGCACGCTGGGTGTGTTTGCCTTTCAAAAGGTGGACTGTAATGCCCGCGTCCTTTAATTGCTGCAAAACACCATGAATAGAGTCAATGAATTGAATAGAGTCAATGAATTGAATCGTCGTAAATAACCCTACTTCTTTCGGCAATTGTTTAATCTGCTCGTCAGAGAGCGCAATCTCCATCGCGACGCGCGCTTCGAGGAATAATGTCTTCATGAAGGAGTAAAAATAGAGGTTGTCTTTTAAAGGTTTGGTTGAATATGGGACAAAAGATATTTTCCAACAAATGCTGGAGTTCCCCCGCATTCCCACTCTTCTAATGGAAGAGGCGTATCAGAAGTGCGATTTTCTCGTATAATATCCTGTATTCTTTTGTCAAAACCAGATTCAAGAAAGTCCTGATTGTGAGAAACAAGCTGACGAACAGCATCAGGAGTATGATTTCCTTTAAGATAAAAAGGAACGTGCATAAGATGTGCAAATGAAGCTGCAAGAGTTGATGCAGAAAAAATTACTTTGGCGCCAGGCTTATTTGAAAGACAATGATAATAAAAAGGAACGAAATTATTTCCGGTATTTTCGTCTATTGATATCTCTCGAACCTGATACCTCTCTTCATATGCGCCCATCTGCATCATACGAACACAAAGATCAACTTCAGCAAAGTGCCTGCCATTGATTGCAGTAGGAAAATCGCCATCTAAAATATAAATATCAAAAAGCCGTTCTGCTGTTATTTTTGCAGCAGTTGAATAGTCATAAGCAAGGGTCATTTTCTTCAATAAAGCTGCCAGGTCAAACCCCTGCTCAGCGGCAATACGGGCAATAATATCAGGATGATCTTCAACCCAGAATATTGTGTTGTAACTCATAATGAAAAGAAAATAGACACTGCTTTTTAAAATGATGTTTATATGATCAAAGGTTGAGAAATATAAATGTGGGTAAGCAATTCTACTCGCTCCTCTAATCCTGCTTTTTGTGCGCACGTTATAGCACTGAAAAGCAATTCATTAATATTACTCTTCATACATTTTCTTATACTCTCCTTCAGCATATCGGTATCAAGATATGTGTAGTGACCTGGAGGTATAGTTATAATCTCCACCAGCTTCCCCACCTCATCATAAGACTTTGTTTGATACCCAGGCTGAACGACACCACGACGACAATTAGAAGAACCATCGTTCGTAATTTTGACTTTCAATTTATTTCTTAAATGAGTATTAAATGCTTCTTTTTCATATGCATAACTCGCCTTTGTATATAATTCTTTTACTATTTCTGTGTTGTCTATCCCTAAAGCAGTTCCGAGAAGTTCGGCATAGTGAACAGCTTCAAGATAAGCATTTCCAAGATCAAGTTCTGATTTTTTTTCTACGTCTTCAGTATGTTGAAGCATCAAAGAAAATACTTTTCCACAGAGGTCTTGTCCTAATTTTGA belongs to Candidatus Woesearchaeota archaeon and includes:
- a CDS encoding peptidyl-tRNA hydrolase, giving the protein MPKEYKQVIIVRDDLKLPKGKLAAQVGHACVEAVLRSDKEMVKSWRSEGMKKIVLKVKDLKEMKKYMQLAKDADIVTALITDAGHTVVAPGTETCCALGPADEQDIDVITAELKML
- a CDS encoding HD domain-containing protein, whose translation is MVYVVQPTTKMLFSMILEDTAVQDFLGAMEVHHRETALHSKRVGLYTLDMYVQGYMATESGLVVINQDTINEALRWGAAGVYHDAGKLLTPIEILAKPGKLDEKERAKMNRHPLLGLQILDEYTRDEAAYHAAVGHHEYKTRASYPRHKRRGEDELVEAVALADFYDALASRRGYKPAFSKEDIGRIMHEEFNGNPQHLDELLRRAA
- a CDS encoding amidohydrolase, whose translation is MLLKNCRFVVTQNEKRDILEHVDILIERNKITKIGKHLKTKGRNKIKGKTIDCSDKIVMPGLINTHTHIGMHSLRGICDDEELPAWLDKVVAAEKKFTPKQIQQNAESACKEMLLSGTTTFVEMYTPIAPVLAGVKKHSLRAVLCPVIYGFLGNAKEQLAAAKKLIDDFSHPLITLGLGAHSIYTCDEQTLKDLKYYCHRKNLLTPIHLAETREERFDCFDKHKKLPAEYLASLGFLNEKTLLVHSIWLTKGEVRIIAQHKSAVAHCPVSNMKLSSGGVTPLMEMFEEGVVVGLGTDSVASNNSMDMFKEMMICGLLHKQHRWDPKAAPVQKLLDMATIDGAAAIGMRHEIGSLEVGKKADIICLDVAENHWPLSQENVLSHLVYSTTGRNVSTVVVDGKVVVKNKEVQ
- a CDS encoding cold shock domain-containing protein, translated to MKGTIKFFNEAKGFGFITAEDGTQVFVHKSALAEGVTLRENDSVTFDVEQGDRGSKAVNVKKE
- a CDS encoding DnaJ domain-containing protein, translating into MIRIKGYDLNTPTIRDSYDRRAVQYKNNIILTLKKLGLTEDDIDIPQDVSAFKNAPASATWYMDGRRLYYSYKIANKYVENLYIVFKVIELEVNAYLSGHKTLEEFFSSFSEEDDVEEERKQARLTLGVDPTETNMDIINAKYKELAKKNHPDMDGGDTEKFKAINRAHKMLKRELQ
- a CDS encoding diphthamide synthesis protein → MKTLFLEARVAMEIALSDEQIKQLPKEVGLFTTIQFIDSIQFIDSIHGVLQQLKDAGITVHLLKGKHTQRAGQILGCEYLDYPAPAFLYIGDGQFHPQAIAIKNQKPIYCYNPYTKQMVLFDRKDIDAVVKQHKIAIMKFLEADNIGVLISTKPGQQFMKRCLLFKGKCEAKGKKVYLLLSNTVDFMQMNNFPFVQCWVNSACPRIGIDDKNKVDKPMVNLEDVFEMV